The Triticum dicoccoides isolate Atlit2015 ecotype Zavitan chromosome 6A, WEW_v2.0, whole genome shotgun sequence genome has a window encoding:
- the LOC119315122 gene encoding ethylene receptor 4-like, with amino-acid sequence MDYQKMRRCGEGCDGAVDAMLQCQKVSDFLIAASYLSIPLELLYFASCADLAPVKWLLLQLAAFAVLGGAVHLLAVLTHHHPHSSGLLLASTAAKLLAALVSLATALSLLTFIPRLIRAKLREALLRAKARQLDRDVGLIRRRVEATSRVVRMLSRHIRDSPHDHHAVLHTTMLHLADALALHSCAVWVPVPGDVLQLVYQLSLRDKGAVMLGSRAPIPALDPDVVDVMSGVAAKVLRPGSALAAASGGGLQPPGGVAAIRMPMLKVSNFDGARTPEARPYAILVLVLPDTGRWSSQDLEIVEVVADQVAVALSHAAVLEEWQSIRDRLADQHRALLHAKHEAATATTGIHSVQSAMCGAMQRQMHSVIGLLSMLQHAAADGMSPEQRLVVDAIARTSALSLALANDADAETLTTSRVPFGLHALVREAMAVARCMSGCSGVEFSYHSENSLPLPEWVVGDETRVFHLLLHMVTTLLGRRCDGAAPGRITFSVESCNVGEEERYSRDWIPMRPSAGCSMRVKFQVGMQTKFARRSAASDRGLSFGMCNKIVQMMNGSMRSSGSDGGSIITVVLQFQLQQSGARRRTSSPPVPVPRFDGLRVLLADSDGTSRQVTGVLLEKLGCQVMPVPSGVHCLRLLESAGSCFQLVLLDLDKHATAATMEDVFEVALRIGELGSGGWQLVLAALAVGDVDDRVREVCQRSGINGVIQKPITLVALGAQLAAALQNN; translated from the exons ATGGACTATCAGAAGATGCGGCGGTGCGGCGAGGGGTGCGATGGCGCGGTGGACGCGATGCTGCAGTGCCAGAAGGTGAGCGACTTCCTCATCGCGGCCTCCTACCTCTCCATCCCGCTCGAGCTGCTCTACTTCGCCTCCTGCGCCGACCTCGCGCCCGTCAAGTGGCTGCTGCTCCAGCTCGCCGCCTTCGCCGTGCTCGGCGGCGCCGTCCACCTGCTCGCCGTCCTAACCCACCACCACCCGCactcctccggcctcctcctcgcctccaccgccgccaagCTCCTCGCCGCGCTCGTCTCCCTGGCCACCGCGCTCTCGCTCCTCACCTTCATCCCGCGCCTCATCCGCGCCAAGCTCCGCGAGGCCCTGCTCCGCGCCAAGGCGCGCCAGCTCGACCGCGACGTCGGCCTCATCCGCCGCCGCGTCGAGGCCACCTCCCGCGTCGTCCGCATGCTCTCCCGCCACATCCGCGACTCCCCGCACGACCACCACGCCGTCCTCCACACCAccatgctgcacctcgccgacgcgCTCGCGCTCCACAGCTGCGCCGTCTGGGTGCCCGTGCCCGGCGACGTCCTCCAGCTGGTCTATCAGCTGAGCCTCAGAGACAAGGGCGCCGTCATGCTGGGCTCGCGGGCCCCTATCCCCGCCCTCGACCCTGACGTGGTCGACGTGATGTCCGGCGTGGCCGCCAAGGTGCTCCGGCCGGGATCGGCGCTTGCGGCGGCGAGCGGTGGCGGCCTGCAGCCTCCGGGGGGCGTGGCTGCCATACGGATGCCCATGCTCAAGGTCTCCAATTTCGACGGAGCGAGGACACCGGAGGCGAGGCCGTACGCCATCTTGGTGCTGGTTCTGCCCGACACGGGGCGATGGAGCAGCCAAGACCTCGAGATCGTGGAGGTCGTCGCGGACCAGGTCGCCGTGGCGCTCTCTCACGCGGCGGTGCTCGAGGAGTGGCAGTCGATCCGGGACAGGCTCGCGGATCAGCACAGGGCCCTGCTGCATGCGAAGCACGAAGCGGCGACGGCGACCACGGGCATCCACTCCGTCCAGAGCGCCATGTGCGGGGCCATGCAGCGGCAGATGCACTCCGTCATCGGGCTGCTCTCCATGCTGCAGCACGCCGCCGCCGACGGCATGAGCCCCGAACAGAGGCTCGTCGTGGACGCCATCGCCCGGACAAGCGCGCTCTCGCTGGCGCTGGCGAACGACGCCGACGCGGAGACGCTGACGACGAGCCGCGTGCCGTTCGGGCTCCACGCGCTGGTCAGGGAGGCCATGGCCGTCGCGCGGTGCATGTCCGGCTGCAGCGGCGTTGAGTTCTCGTACCACTCGGAGAACTCCCTGCCCCTGCCCGAGTGGGTGGTCGGCGACGAGACGAGGGTGTTCCATCTCCTGCTGCACATGGTGACCACCCTGCTAGGTCGCCGTTGCGACGGCGCGGCGCCGGGCCGCATCACGTTCTCCGTCGAGAGCTGCAATGTGGGCGAGGAAGAGAGGTACAGCCGGGACTGGATCCCGATGCGACCATCTGCGGGTTGCAGCATGCGCGTCAAGTTTCAGGTTGGGATGCAAACGAAGTTTGCACGTCGATCGGCCGCCTCCGACAGGGGGCTTAGCTTCGGCATGTGCAACAAGATCGTGCAG atgatgaACGGCAGCATGAGATCGTCGGGATCGGACGGAGGGAGCATCATCACCGTCGTCCTCCAGTTCCAGCTGCAGCAGTCGGGCGCGCGCCGAAGGACGTCGTCGCCGCCGGTGCCGGTCCCTCGCTTCGACGGCCTGAGGGTCCTGCTCGCGGACAGCGACGGCACGAGCCGGCAGGTGACCGGGGTGCTCCTCGAGAAGCTCGGGTGCCAGGTGATGCCGGTGCCGTCGGGAGTCCATTGCCTGCGCCTGCTGGAGAGCGCCGGGTCGTGTTTCCAGCTGGTGCTCCTCGACCTCGACAAGCACGCTACGGCGGCGACGATGGAGGACGTGTTCGAGGTGGCCCTCCGGATCGGCGAGCTGGGGAGCGGCGGCTGGCAGCTCGTGCTCGCCGCTCTCGCGGTCGGCGACGTCGACGACCGCGTCCGCGAGGTGTGCCAGCGCTCGGGGATAAATGGCGTGATACAGAAGCCCATCACGCTGGTGGCGCTCGGCGCCCAGCTCGCTGCAGCTCTTCAGAACAATTAG